DNA sequence from the Vicia villosa cultivar HV-30 ecotype Madison, WI linkage group LG3, Vvil1.0, whole genome shotgun sequence genome:
tttTGTTCACATTTCTTTCCAAagctattcttcttcttcttcttacaaacaaagcaaatAATGGATGTTATTCAGAAAGAAACTCTTTTGTCACTCTCAAATTCTGTGAAGCTTTCGTTACAAAAGATTGTTTCTACGGAGCTCGTCGAAAACTTTGAGACGATGAATTTTGACGTTTCACTCTTGAAAAAGGTGCAGAAAACACTGGTGGATCTTGAAGATCTACTTTATCATGCTAGCAACAAACTCATCCCGTGTCAAGGTAACAACACATCGCTCAATTTCTTGAGACATGCTGTTTTTGAAGTTGCCTATTTGCTTGACCCAGTCCCTTTTGTATGTACTGATTTGCAGCTCAAAATTCATTGTCGTTTACCTTTTCTCATTACACTGATTCAATTTAAAACTGaatatttaattcaaatattAAAAGGTTCAAGTTCAGGAGAACaacttggtgatgatgatgaatctTCTATTTATGGAAGAGACGCTGATATTCAGAAACTTATACATCTTTTGTTTTCTAGTGATAGTGATGGTGATAGTAAAATTAGAGTGATTTCTATTGTCGGTATGGGAGGGATTGGTAAAACAGCCCTTGCTAAACACCTTTACAATCTTCCTCTAGTTAATGACAAATTTCAGTTAAAACTATGGGCAGATTTCTCAAGTGATGTTGATGATTTTAGTGTTTTTGAAAACATTCTTCAATCTATTACTTCACAAACAACCATTAACGATATGAATACCGTTTACCCAAATTTTTTGCTGGTATTGGATGGTGTGTGGGATGAAAGATTTGTCAATTGGACATTACTCATGGATATCTTGAATGTTGGGGAAACACAGAGTAGAATCATTGTCACAACACGAGATGAAAGAGTTGCAATATCCATGAAAACCTTTCTTTCTCTCCACTATTTGAGACCCTTGAAAGATGAAGATTGTTGGACTTTACTTGCCAAACATGCATTTGGAGAAAATGACTACCATCGACAACACTATCTAAACGAAACTGTTGCATATGAAAGAGAAGTGCGAGAAATAATTGGCAGGAAAATTGCAAAAAAGTGTGATGGTTTACCATTAGCTGCTGTAGAACACGGGGCTCTTCTTCCCACTTCATCATTGAAACCATATGAATGGTATTATGTGCTAGACAGTCATCTTCAGAAAACACCTTACAATGTGCTAGCCTCTCTCAAGTTGAGCTACTATTGCCTTTCTGATCctttaaaactgtgttttcaATATTGTTCAAGTTTTCCGAAGAAGTccattttagaaaaaaagatgGTAGTTCAGTTATGGATTGCAGCAGGGTTACTAGAATCATTGTCCATAAATCAAGAAAAAGTTGGAGAAGAATACTTTGATGAACTAGTTTCAAGGTCATTGATACATCGGCGGTCTATTGGTGATGAGGAAAGAAACTTTGGAATGCACAACTTCATCCATGATTTAGCTACGGAGGTTTCATCTCCACAGGTTTCTTCTTCATACTGTATCGATCTGGACAAACATAACCTAGATGACAGGATGCAAAATTTCTCATACAATAGAGGGACATATGATTCATATCACAAATTTGATAAATTATACAGAGTAAAAGGTTTGCGTACCTTTCTAGCATTCCCATTACAAGCACAATTGCCTCTTTGTTTGCTATCAAACAAGGTAGTGCATGACTTGCTGCCAACAATGAAACAATTACGCATGTTGTCTCTGTCAAGCTACAAGAATATCACCAAGGTTCCCAAGTCTATTGGAAATTTGTTAGACCTGCGATACTTAAATCTTTCTCACACTAGTATTGAAAGGCTGCCTTCTGAAACATGCAAGCTTTACCATCTGCAGTTCTTGTTGTTAGCAGGCTGTAAAAGGCTCACTGAATTGCCAGAGGACATGGGAAAATTGATTAATTTGCGCCACCTTGACGTTAGTAACACCGCATTGTGGGAGATGCCTGTACAAATAGCCAAACTAGAAAATCTCCACACTTTGTCTGACTTTGTTGTCAGCAAACACAATGGTGGATTAAATATCGCAGATCTAGGAAAACTTCCCCACCTACGTGGAAAACTTTCAATCTCACAGCTACAAAATGTTAATGACTCCTTTGAAGTAGATCAAGCCAATATAAAGATGAAAGAACAAATAAATGAGTTAGCTATGGAATGGGATTGTGGTAGTACTTATTTAGATTCACAGATTCAAAGTGTTGTACTTGAAAAGTTGCGACCCTCAACAAATTTGAAAAGTCTCACCATCAAAGGCTATGGTGGAATCAACTTTCCAAATTGGTTAGGTGATTTTTTATTTAGCAACATGGTGTGTTTAAGGATCTCGAATTGTAATGATTGTTTATGGCTTCCACCTCTTGGACAATTGGATAATTTGAAAGAACTCATTATTGAAGGGATGCAATCAGTGGAGACAATTGGTATTGAGTTCTATGGAAGTGTTGGCTCTTCATTTCAACCATTTCCCTCTTTGCAGATTCTACACTTTTTGAATATGCAAGAGTGGAAGGAATGGGACTTGATTGGAGGCACGACTACAACGTTTCCTAATCTAAAAACTTTATCACTAAGAAAGTGCCCAAAACTGATAGTCGGAAATATAACTGAAATTTTTTCATTCTTAACTGAACTTGAGTTAAGAGAATGTCCTTTATTGGTGCAATCAATTTCATTATCTGATCATGTATTTGGGCAACTGATGTTCCCTCTGTATTCTCTTCAACAGCTGACCATAGACGATTTTCCATCCCTGATGTCGTTCCCAACAGACGGTCTACCAAAAACCTTGAAACTTCTCATAATCAGTAACTGTGAGAATCTAGAATTCCTTCCTCATGATAACTTGCATAATTATACATCGCTTGAGGAATTGAAAATATCTCATAGCTGTAATTCAATGATATCATTTCCCTTAGGCACTCTCCCTGTCCTCAAAAGTCTGTTTATTGAAGGTTGTAAAAATCTGAAATCGATATTAATTGCAGAAGACGGGTCGGAAAAGAGTCTTTCATTTCTTAGAAGCA
Encoded proteins:
- the LOC131593307 gene encoding putative disease resistance protein At3g14460 isoform X1; the encoded protein is MIHLITYLTVSCFTCQRRLTKKIKEFCSHFFPKLFFFFFLQTKQIMDVIQKETLLSLSNSVKLSLQKIVSTELVENFETMNFDVSLLKKVQKTLVDLEDLLYHASNKLIPCQGNNTSLNFLRHAVFEVAYLLDPVPFVCTDLQLKIHCRLPFLITLIQFKTEYLIQILKGSSSGEQLGDDDESSIYGRDADIQKLIHLLFSSDSDGDSKIRVISIVGMGGIGKTALAKHLYNLPLVNDKFQLKLWADFSSDVDDFSVFENILQSITSQTTINDMNTVYPNFLLVLDGVWDERFVNWTLLMDILNVGETQSRIIVTTRDERVAISMKTFLSLHYLRPLKDEDCWTLLAKHAFGENDYHRQHYLNETVAYEREVREIIGRKIAKKCDGLPLAAVEHGALLPTSSLKPYEWYYVLDSHLQKTPYNVLASLKLSYYCLSDPLKLCFQYCSSFPKKSILEKKMVVQLWIAAGLLESLSINQEKVGEEYFDELVSRSLIHRRSIGDEERNFGMHNFIHDLATEVSSPQVSSSYCIDLDKHNLDDRMQNFSYNRGTYDSYHKFDKLYRVKGLRTFLAFPLQAQLPLCLLSNKVVHDLLPTMKQLRMLSLSSYKNITKVPKSIGNLLDLRYLNLSHTSIERLPSETCKLYHLQFLLLAGCKRLTELPEDMGKLINLRHLDVSNTALWEMPVQIAKLENLHTLSDFVVSKHNGGLNIADLGKLPHLRGKLSISQLQNVNDSFEVDQANIKMKEQINELAMEWDCGSTYLDSQIQSVVLEKLRPSTNLKSLTIKGYGGINFPNWLGDFLFSNMVCLRISNCNDCLWLPPLGQLDNLKELIIEGMQSVETIGIEFYGSVGSSFQPFPSLQILHFLNMQEWKEWDLIGGTTTTFPNLKTLSLRKCPKLIVGNITEIFSFLTELELRECPLLVQSISLSDHVFGQLMFPLYSLQQLTIDDFPSLMSFPTDGLPKTLKLLIISNCENLEFLPHDNLHNYTSLEELKISHSCNSMISFPLGTLPVLKSLFIEGCKNLKSILIAEDGSEKSLSFLRSIKIWDCNELDSFPSGGLKTPNLVYIALWKCEKLPSLPEAMNSLSGLHEMEIDNLPNLQSFVIDELPSSLRKLSVGFVGGIRWNTGPTWKHLTCLSELRINGDDMLNTLMGPLLPKKLVKLCICGLNDTSIDEKWLQHLAYLEHLEIINAPKLKSLPKKGFPSSLSVLSVTRCPLLETSLRKKRWKKWRKIAHVPSVVIDEELIT
- the LOC131593307 gene encoding putative disease resistance protein At3g14460 isoform X2 codes for the protein MIHLITYLTVSCFTCQRRLTKKIKEFCSHFFPKLFFFFFLQTKQIMDVIQKETLLSLSNSVKLSLQKIVSTELVENFETMNFDVSLLKKVQKTLVDLEDLLYHASNKLIPCQGSSSGEQLGDDDESSIYGRDADIQKLIHLLFSSDSDGDSKIRVISIVGMGGIGKTALAKHLYNLPLVNDKFQLKLWADFSSDVDDFSVFENILQSITSQTTINDMNTVYPNFLLVLDGVWDERFVNWTLLMDILNVGETQSRIIVTTRDERVAISMKTFLSLHYLRPLKDEDCWTLLAKHAFGENDYHRQHYLNETVAYEREVREIIGRKIAKKCDGLPLAAVEHGALLPTSSLKPYEWYYVLDSHLQKTPYNVLASLKLSYYCLSDPLKLCFQYCSSFPKKSILEKKMVVQLWIAAGLLESLSINQEKVGEEYFDELVSRSLIHRRSIGDEERNFGMHNFIHDLATEVSSPQVSSSYCIDLDKHNLDDRMQNFSYNRGTYDSYHKFDKLYRVKGLRTFLAFPLQAQLPLCLLSNKVVHDLLPTMKQLRMLSLSSYKNITKVPKSIGNLLDLRYLNLSHTSIERLPSETCKLYHLQFLLLAGCKRLTELPEDMGKLINLRHLDVSNTALWEMPVQIAKLENLHTLSDFVVSKHNGGLNIADLGKLPHLRGKLSISQLQNVNDSFEVDQANIKMKEQINELAMEWDCGSTYLDSQIQSVVLEKLRPSTNLKSLTIKGYGGINFPNWLGDFLFSNMVCLRISNCNDCLWLPPLGQLDNLKELIIEGMQSVETIGIEFYGSVGSSFQPFPSLQILHFLNMQEWKEWDLIGGTTTTFPNLKTLSLRKCPKLIVGNITEIFSFLTELELRECPLLVQSISLSDHVFGQLMFPLYSLQQLTIDDFPSLMSFPTDGLPKTLKLLIISNCENLEFLPHDNLHNYTSLEELKISHSCNSMISFPLGTLPVLKSLFIEGCKNLKSILIAEDGSEKSLSFLRSIKIWDCNELDSFPSGGLKTPNLVYIALWKCEKLPSLPEAMNSLSGLHEMEIDNLPNLQSFVIDELPSSLRKLSVGFVGGIRWNTGPTWKHLTCLSELRINGDDMLNTLMGPLLPKKLVKLCICGLNDTSIDEKWLQHLAYLEHLEIINAPKLKSLPKKGFPSSLSVLSVTRCPLLETSLRKKRWKKWRKIAHVPSVVIDEELIT
- the LOC131593307 gene encoding putative disease resistance protein At3g14460 isoform X3, which produces MLATNSSRVKLKIHCRLPFLITLIQFKTEYLIQILKGSSSGEQLGDDDESSIYGRDADIQKLIHLLFSSDSDGDSKIRVISIVGMGGIGKTALAKHLYNLPLVNDKFQLKLWADFSSDVDDFSVFENILQSITSQTTINDMNTVYPNFLLVLDGVWDERFVNWTLLMDILNVGETQSRIIVTTRDERVAISMKTFLSLHYLRPLKDEDCWTLLAKHAFGENDYHRQHYLNETVAYEREVREIIGRKIAKKCDGLPLAAVEHGALLPTSSLKPYEWYYVLDSHLQKTPYNVLASLKLSYYCLSDPLKLCFQYCSSFPKKSILEKKMVVQLWIAAGLLESLSINQEKVGEEYFDELVSRSLIHRRSIGDEERNFGMHNFIHDLATEVSSPQVSSSYCIDLDKHNLDDRMQNFSYNRGTYDSYHKFDKLYRVKGLRTFLAFPLQAQLPLCLLSNKVVHDLLPTMKQLRMLSLSSYKNITKVPKSIGNLLDLRYLNLSHTSIERLPSETCKLYHLQFLLLAGCKRLTELPEDMGKLINLRHLDVSNTALWEMPVQIAKLENLHTLSDFVVSKHNGGLNIADLGKLPHLRGKLSISQLQNVNDSFEVDQANIKMKEQINELAMEWDCGSTYLDSQIQSVVLEKLRPSTNLKSLTIKGYGGINFPNWLGDFLFSNMVCLRISNCNDCLWLPPLGQLDNLKELIIEGMQSVETIGIEFYGSVGSSFQPFPSLQILHFLNMQEWKEWDLIGGTTTTFPNLKTLSLRKCPKLIVGNITEIFSFLTELELRECPLLVQSISLSDHVFGQLMFPLYSLQQLTIDDFPSLMSFPTDGLPKTLKLLIISNCENLEFLPHDNLHNYTSLEELKISHSCNSMISFPLGTLPVLKSLFIEGCKNLKSILIAEDGSEKSLSFLRSIKIWDCNELDSFPSGGLKTPNLVYIALWKCEKLPSLPEAMNSLSGLHEMEIDNLPNLQSFVIDELPSSLRKLSVGFVGGIRWNTGPTWKHLTCLSELRINGDDMLNTLMGPLLPKKLVKLCICGLNDTSIDEKWLQHLAYLEHLEIINAPKLKSLPKKGFPSSLSVLSVTRCPLLETSLRKKRWKKWRKIAHVPSVVIDEELIT